Proteins encoded in a region of the Vicia villosa cultivar HV-30 ecotype Madison, WI linkage group LG5, Vvil1.0, whole genome shotgun sequence genome:
- the LOC131608222 gene encoding uncharacterized protein At5g39865, translating into MGCVSSNFLNNEDELNQLGHSALGVGHHIVSLTSTTYGLLNTLDPSTTTATATTPPPPSSRFTLKPPRSDSPEIINSWELMEGLDTESFRFSPLPKSSHKENTNPNLNLNPKKPGSVSGSVLSDRFERICPPNGEKKVVIYTTTLRGVRRTFEACNAVRSAFDAFGIQICERDVSMDSGFKEELRELLKGKENTVVPPRVFVKGFYIGGAEEMLKVAEEGLLGEVLQGLPRKVVGGVCDGCGDMRFLPCFRCNGSCKMVQKQKQGNAVVVKCSDCNENGLVLCPLCS; encoded by the coding sequence ATGGGTTGCGTTTCTTCCAATTTCCTCAACAACGAAGACGAGTTGAATCAACTCGGTCACTCAGCACTCGGCGTCGGCCACCACATCGTTTCTCTAACCTCCACCACTTACGGCCTCCTTAACACCCTCGATCCATCCACCACCACCGCCACCGCCACCACTCCACCACCACCATCTTCTCGTTTCACCCTCAAACCTCCCCGTTCCGATTCACCAGAAATCATCAATTCTTGGGAACTCATGGAAGGCCTCGACACCGAAAGCTTCCGCTTCTCACCCCTTCCCAAATCCTCTCACAAAGAAAACACCAAtccaaacctaaacctaaaccctaagaAACCCGGTTCTGTTTCCGGTTCGGTTCTTTCGGATCGGTTTGAGCGAATATGTCCACCGAACGGAGAGAAGAAGGTTGTGATCTATACAACAACATTGAGAGGTGTTAGGAGGACGTTTGAGGCTTGCAATGCGGTTCGATCAGCGTTTGATGCGTTTGGGATTCAAATCTGCGAGCGTGACGTGTCTATGGATAGCGGGTTTAAGGAAGAATTGAGGGAGCTTCTGAAGGGGAAGGAGAACACGGTGGTTCCGCCGAGGGTTTTTGTGAAGGGCTTTTACATCGGTGGTGCTGAGGAGATGTTGAAGGTTGCTGAAGAGGGTTTGTTGGGGGAAGTTCTTCAAGGTTTGCCGAGGAAAGTTGTGGGTGGTGTTTGTGATGGTTGTGGGGATATGAGATTTTTGCCTTGTTTTAGGTGTAATGGAAGCTGCAAAATGGTTCAGAAACAGAAACAGGGGAATGCTGTGGTTGTTAAGTGTAGTGATTGTAATGAAAATGGGTTAGTTTTGTGCCCACTTTGTAGTTAG
- the LOC131603974 gene encoding uncharacterized GPI-anchored protein At4g28100-like, with protein sequence MLPNFAEPHTTFIFPLLSLTLGATIPIPHHQYSLPSFGSRKKNHFHILIHFTSLHLHTMLLTKCFNHNLLLNLFIFFIIPYSIVSLPIPDAATVQTVTANSSSQSQGTIPAFPEQADIARCPLSLSDQHFNGIKNACSIKSNKHGGDSYDKLQHSRCCPVLAAWLYSAYSATALGTGKVSSGLGHGHATTASYDMPLLPDDSETCESDLGRALKVRGIELFQPNETCDVVYCYCGIRLHPLSCSESFKVTGSGNLVGDENVKRLERNCLSSSNGVNGFPGLGGCSKCLHSLYLLRKKTSNSSKPGDRTTKIHNKDCELMGLTWLLAKNRTAYIHTVSLVLRALMLSPDGSDPQSCTLNSDGMPLAVDSSEMYDQSSSNNLQSPIFHSLLVLCFVLAMHFILLST encoded by the exons ATGCTGCCAAACTTTGCAGAACCCCACACCACCTTTATTTTCCCTTTACTGTCCCTAACATTAGGGGCTACCATACCCATACCTCACCACCAATATTCCCTTCCTTCCTTTGGTTCAAGGAAAAAAAATCACTTCCACATTCTCATTCACTTCACTTCACTTCACTTGCACACCATGTTACTGACAAAATGCTTCAACCATAACCTTCTACtaaacttgttcattttcttcatcattcCTTATTCTATTGTGTCTCTTCCTATACCAGATGCAGCAACAGTTCAAACTGTCACAGCAAATTCATCTTCACAATCACAAGGAACTATCCCTGCTTTCCCTGAACAAGCTGATATTGCAAGATGTCCTTTATCTCTCTCTGATCAACACTTCAATGGAATCAAAAACGCATGTTCCATCAAGTCCAACAAACATGGTGGTGATTCTTATGATAAGCTTCAGCATAGCAGATGCTGTCCTGTGCTAGCTGCTTGGTTATATTCTGCATATTCTGCTACTGCTCTTGGAACTGGAAAGGTTTCTTCTGGTTTGGGACATGGACATGCTACTACTGCATCCTATGACATGCCTTTGTTGCCAGATGATTCTGAAACGTGTGAGAGTGATTTGGGAAGGGCTTTGAAAGTTAGAGGAATTGAGCTTTTTCAACCTAATGAGACTTGTGATGTGGTTTATTGTTATTGTGGGATTAGGCTTCATCCTTTGAGTTGTTCTGAATCGTTTAAGGTTACTGGTAGCGGAAATCTTGTTGGAGATGAAAATGTGAAGAGATTGGAGAGAAATTGTTTGAGTAGTAGCAATGGTGTTAATGGTTTTCCTGGTTTAGGAGGTTGCTCTAAGTGCTTGCATAGCCTCTATTTG CTTAGAAAGAAGACTTCAAATTCAAGCAAACCAGGAGACAGAACAACAAAGATCCATAACAAAGATTGTGAACTAATGGGATTAACATGGCTTTTAGCTAAGAATAGAACAGCTTATATTCACACGGTTTCTTTGGTTCTTCGCGCTTTGATGTTGAGTCCTGATGGATCTGATCCACAGTCATGCACTCTTAATAGTGATGGAATGCCTCTTGCTGTTGATTCATCTGAAATGTATGATCAATCTTCATCAAATAATCTCCAATCACCAATCTTTCATTCTTTGTTGGTTCTATGTTTTGTACTAGCTATGCATTTCATTCTATTATCTACCTAA
- the LOC131608223 gene encoding protein MOTHER of FT and TFL1: MMSSADPLVVGRVIGDVIDMFNPSVSMSVYYGPKHVTNGCDIKPSIAINQPRITLTGNRTSLYTLVMTDPDAPSPSEPSLREFVHWVVVDIPGGTNPKRGHEILSYIGPKPPVGIHRFILVLFEQKGPIGLLEQAPNRVNFNTRYFANQWNLGLPVATVYFNSQREPLTKRRT; this comes from the exons ATGATGTCTTCCGCTGATCCTTTGGTGGTTGGTCGTGTGATTGGTGATGTTATTGACATGTTCAATCCATCTGTTTCCATGTCTGTTTACTATGGTCCTAAACATGTCACCAATGGCTGTGACATTAAGCCATCCATAGCTATCAACCAACCCAGGATCACTCTTACTGGAAATAGGACCAGCCTCTACACTCTG GTTATGACTGATCCTGATGCACCAAGTCCCAGTGAACCAAGCTTGCGCGAGTTCGTACACTG GGTTGTGGTTGACATTCCTGGAGGAACAAACCCAAAACGAG GACATGAGATTTTGTCTTACATAGGACCTAAGCCGCCAGTTGGGATTCACAGGTTCATTCTGGTTCTCTTTGAGCAGAAGGGACCTATAGGATTGCTGGAGCAGGCACCAAATCGGGTCAATTTCAACACTCGTTATTTTGCGAATCAGTGGAATCTTGGTCTTCCAGTAGCTACAGTCTACTTCAACTCTCAGAGAGAGCCTCTAACTAAGAGACGCACTTGA